From Ramlibacter tataouinensis, the proteins below share one genomic window:
- a CDS encoding DUF2147 domain-containing protein → MKRLLIAGLGLAAAAAFAQTTPVGLWRNVDDKTGEAKAEIRITETAGGLSGRIEKILRKDAKPDERCNECADERKGQPMVGLEIIRGARKADGKDVWEDGKILDPENGREYRLRLTPVDAGKKLEVRGSFGPFGRTQTWVRAQ, encoded by the coding sequence ATGAAGCGGCTGTTGATCGCCGGCCTGGGGCTCGCGGCGGCCGCCGCCTTCGCGCAGACCACGCCGGTGGGCCTGTGGCGAAACGTCGACGACAAGACCGGCGAAGCCAAGGCCGAGATCCGCATCACGGAGACGGCCGGCGGCCTGAGCGGGCGCATCGAGAAGATCCTGCGCAAGGACGCCAAGCCCGACGAGCGCTGCAATGAGTGCGCCGACGAGCGCAAGGGCCAGCCCATGGTGGGGCTGGAGATCATCCGCGGCGCGCGCAAGGCCGACGGCAAGGACGTGTGGGAAGACGGCAAGATCCTCGACCCCGAGAACGGCCGCGAGTACCGGCTGCGCCTGACGCCCGTCGACGCCGGCAAGAAGCTGGAGGTGCGCGGCTCCTTCGGCCCCTTCGGCCGCACGCAGACCTGGGTGCGCGCTCAATAG